From a single Mangifera indica cultivar Alphonso chromosome 19, CATAS_Mindica_2.1, whole genome shotgun sequence genomic region:
- the LOC123203183 gene encoding extensin-3-like isoform X7, whose protein sequence is MGSSMASLLATLLVAIISLTLPFETIADDHYLYSSPPPPKKPYHYKSPPPPPEKPYHYKSPPPPPYHYKSPPPPPKKPYHYKSPPPPPYHYKSPPPPPKKPYHYKSPPPPPKKPYHYKSPPPPPKKPYHYKSPPPPPKKPYHYKSPPPPPKKPYHYKSPPPPPKKPYHYKSPPPPPKKPYHYKSPPPPPKKPYHYKSPPPPPYHYKSPPPPPKKPYHYKSPPPPPYHYKSPPPPPKKPYHYKSPPPPPYHYKSPPPPPKKPYHYKSPPPPPYHYKSPPPPPKKPYHYKSPPPPPPVHKCPPPPVYKSPPPPEKPYKYKSPPPPPPHYIYASPPPPHHY, encoded by the exons ATGGGGTCTTCAATGGCCTCTCTTTTGGCCACTCTTTTAGTGGCAATAATCTCTCTTACCCTCCCTTTTGAAACCATTGCTGATGATCACTATCTTTACTCTTCTCCTCCACCACCTAAGAAGCCTTACCACTACAAATCTCCACCTCCTCCACCCGAGAAGCCTTATCACTACAAATCTCCACCTCCTCCACCCTACCACTATAAATCTCCACCTCCCCCACCCAAGAAGCCTTACCACTACAAATCTCCACCTCCTCCACCCTACCACTACAAATCTCCACCTCCCCCACCCAAGAAGCCTTACCACTACAAATCTCCACCTCCGCCACCGAAGAAGCCTTACCACTACAAATCTCCACCTCCGCCACCCAAGAAGCCTTACCACTACAAATCTCCACCTCCTCCACCCAAGAAGCCTTACCACTACAAATCTCCACCTCCCCCACCCAAGAAGCCTTACCACTACAAATCTCCACCTCCTCCACCCAAGAAGCCTTACCACTACAAATCTCCACCTCCCCCACCCAAGAAGCCTTACCACTACAAATCTCCACCTCCCCCACCCAAGAAGCCTTACCACTACAAATCTCCACCTCCCCCACCCTACCACTACAAATCTCCACCTCCTCCACCCAAGAAGCCTTACCACTACAAATCTCCACCTCCACCACCCTACCACTACAAATCTCCACCTCCCCCACCAAAGAAGCCTTACCACTACAA ATCTCCACCTCCACCACCCTATCACTACAAATCTCCACCTCCCCCACCCAAGAAGCCTTACCACTACAAATCTCCACCTCCACCACCCTACCACTACAAATCTCCACCTCCCCCACCCAAGAAGCCTTACCACTACAAGTCCCCTCCACCCCCACCGCCAGTTCACAAGTGTCCTCCTCCACCGGTATACAAGTCACCACCACCACCCGAAAAGCCATACAAGTACAAGTCTCCTCCACCACCTCCTCCTCATTACATCTACGCTTCACCCCCTCCTCCACACCACTACTAG
- the LOC123203183 gene encoding extensin-3-like isoform X2, with the protein MGSSMASLLATLLVAIISLTLPFETIADDHYLYSSPPPPKKPYHYKSPPPPPEKPYHYKSPPPPPYHYKSPPPPPKKPYHYKSPPPPPYHYKSPPPPPKKPYHYKSPPPPPKKPYHYKSPPPPPKKPYHYKSPPPPPKKPYHYKSPPPPPKKPYHYKSPPPPPKKPYHYKSPPPPPKKPYHYKSPPPPPKKPYHYKSPPPPPKKPYHYKSPPPPPYHYKSPPPPPKKPYHYKSPPPPPYHYKSPPPPPKKPYHYKSPPPPPKKPYHYKSPPPPPYHYKSPPPPPKKPYHYKSPPPPPYHYKSPPPPPKKPYHYKSPPPPPPVHKCPPPPVYKSPPPPEKPYKYKSPPPPPPHYIYASPPPPHHY; encoded by the exons ATGGGGTCTTCAATGGCCTCTCTTTTGGCCACTCTTTTAGTGGCAATAATCTCTCTTACCCTCCCTTTTGAAACCATTGCTGATGATCACTATCTTTACTCTTCTCCTCCACCACCTAAGAAGCCTTACCACTACAAATCTCCACCTCCTCCACCCGAGAAGCCTTATCACTACAAATCTCCACCTCCTCCACCCTACCACTATAAATCTCCACCTCCCCCACCCAAGAAGCCTTACCACTACAAATCTCCACCTCCTCCACCCTACCACTACAAATCTCCACCTCCCCCACCCAAGAAGCCTTACCACTACAAATCTCCACCTCCGCCACCGAAGAAGCCTTACCACTACAAATCTCCACCTCCGCCACCCAAGAAGCCTTACCACTACAAATCTCCACCTCCTCCACCCAAGAAGCCTTACCACTACAAATCTCCACCTCCCCCACCCAAGAAGCCTTACCACTACAAATCTCCACCTCCTCCACCCAAGAAGCCTTACCACTACAAATCTCCACCTCCCCCACCCAAGAAGCCTTACCACTACAAATCTCCACCTCCCCCACCCAAGAAGCCTTACCACTACAA ATCTCCACCTCCTCCACCCAAGAAGCCTTACCACTACAAATCTCCACCTCCACCACCCTACCACTACAAATCTCCACCTCCCCCACCAAAGAAGCCTTACCACTACAAATCTCCACCTCCACCACCCTATCACTACAAATCTCCACCTCCCCCACCCAAGAAGCCTTACCACTACAAATCTCCACCTCCCCCACCCAAGAAGCCTTACCACTACAAATCTCCACCTCCACCACCCTATCACTACAAATCTCCACCTCCCCCACCCAAGAAGCCTTACCACTACAAATCTCCACCTCCACCACCCTACCACTACAAATCTCCACCTCCCCCACCCAAGAAGCCTTACCACTACAAGTCCCCTCCACCCCCACCGCCAGTTCACAAGTGTCCTCCTCCACCGGTATACAAGTCACCACCACCACCCGAAAAGCCATACAAGTACAAGTCTCCTCCACCACCTCCTCCTCATTACATCTACGCTTCACCCCCTCCTCCACACCACTACTAG
- the LOC123203183 gene encoding extensin-3-like isoform X3, whose protein sequence is MGSSMASLLATLLVAIISLTLPFETIADDHYLYSSPPPPKKPYHYKSPPPPPEKPYHYKSPPPPPYHYKSPPPPPKKPYHYKSPPPPPYHYKSPPPPPKKPYHYKSPPPPPKKPYHYKSPPPPPKKPYHYKSPPPPPKKPYHYKSPPPPPKKPYHYKSPPPPPKKPYHYKSPPPPPKKPYHYKSPPPPPKKPYHYKSPPPPPYHYKSPPPPPKKPYHYKSPPPPPYHYKSPPPPPKKPYHYKSPPPPPKKPYHYKSPPPPPKKPYHYKSPPPPPYHYKSPPPPPKKPYHYKSPPPPPYHYKSPPPPPKKPYHYKSPPPPPPVHKCPPPPVYKSPPPPEKPYKYKSPPPPPPHYIYASPPPPHHY, encoded by the exons ATGGGGTCTTCAATGGCCTCTCTTTTGGCCACTCTTTTAGTGGCAATAATCTCTCTTACCCTCCCTTTTGAAACCATTGCTGATGATCACTATCTTTACTCTTCTCCTCCACCACCTAAGAAGCCTTACCACTACAAATCTCCACCTCCTCCACCCGAGAAGCCTTATCACTACAAATCTCCACCTCCTCCACCCTACCACTATAAATCTCCACCTCCCCCACCCAAGAAGCCTTACCACTACAAATCTCCACCTCCTCCACCCTACCACTACAAATCTCCACCTCCCCCACCCAAGAAGCCTTACCACTACAAATCTCCACCTCCGCCACCGAAGAAGCCTTACCACTACAAATCTCCACCTCCGCCACCCAAGAAGCCTTACCACTACAAATCTCCACCTCCTCCACCCAAGAAGCCTTACCACTACAAATCTCCACCTCCCCCACCCAAGAAGCCTTACCACTACAAATCTCCACCTCCTCCACCCAAGAAGCCTTACCACTACAAATCTCCACCTCCCCCACCCAAGAAGCCTTACCACTACAAATCTCCACCTCCCCCACCCAAGAAGCCTTACCACTACAAATCTCCACCTCCCCCACCCTACCACTACAAATCTCCACCTCCTCCACCCAAGAAGCCTTACCACTACAAATCTCCACCTCCACCACCCTACCACTACAAATCTCCACCTCCCCCACCAAAGAAGCCTTACCACTACAA ATCTCCACCTCCCCCACCCAAGAAGCCTTACCACTACAAATCTCCACCTCCCCCACCCAAGAAGCCTTACCACTACAAATCTCCACCTCCACCACCCTATCACTACAAATCTCCACCTCCCCCACCCAAGAAGCCTTACCACTACAAATCTCCACCTCCACCACCCTACCACTACAAATCTCCACCTCCCCCACCCAAGAAGCCTTACCACTACAAGTCCCCTCCACCCCCACCGCCAGTTCACAAGTGTCCTCCTCCACCGGTATACAAGTCACCACCACCACCCGAAAAGCCATACAAGTACAAGTCTCCTCCACCACCTCCTCCTCATTACATCTACGCTTCACCCCCTCCTCCACACCACTACTAG
- the LOC123203183 gene encoding extensin-3-like isoform X4, with protein sequence MGSSMASLLATLLVAIISLTLPFETIADDHYLYSSPPPPKKPYHYKSPPPPPEKPYHYKSPPPPPYHYKSPPPPPKKPYHYKSPPPPPYHYKSPPPPPKKPYHYKSPPPPPKKPYHYKSPPPPPKKPYHYKSPPPPPKKPYHYKSPPPPPKKPYHYKSPPPPPKKPYHYKSPPPPPKKPYHYKSPPPPPKKPYHYKSPPPPPYHYKSPPPPPKKPYHYKSPPPPPYHYKSPPPPPKKPYHYKSPPPPPYHYKSPPPPPKKPYHYKSPPPPPKKPYHYKSPPPPPYHYKSPPPPPKKPYHYKSPPPPPKKPYHYKSPPPPPPVHKCPPPPVYKSPPPPEKPYKYKSPPPPPPHYIYASPPPPHHY encoded by the exons ATGGGGTCTTCAATGGCCTCTCTTTTGGCCACTCTTTTAGTGGCAATAATCTCTCTTACCCTCCCTTTTGAAACCATTGCTGATGATCACTATCTTTACTCTTCTCCTCCACCACCTAAGAAGCCTTACCACTACAAATCTCCACCTCCTCCACCCGAGAAGCCTTATCACTACAAATCTCCACCTCCTCCACCCTACCACTATAAATCTCCACCTCCCCCACCCAAGAAGCCTTACCACTACAAATCTCCACCTCCTCCACCCTACCACTACAAATCTCCACCTCCCCCACCCAAGAAGCCTTACCACTACAAATCTCCACCTCCGCCACCGAAGAAGCCTTACCACTACAAATCTCCACCTCCGCCACCCAAGAAGCCTTACCACTACAAATCTCCACCTCCTCCACCCAAGAAGCCTTACCACTACAAATCTCCACCTCCCCCACCCAAGAAGCCTTACCACTACAAATCTCCACCTCCTCCACCCAAGAAGCCTTACCACTACAAATCTCCACCTCCCCCACCCAAGAAGCCTTACCACTACAAATCTCCACCTCCCCCACCCAAGAAGCCTTACCACTACAAATCTCCACCTCCCCCACCCTACCACTACAAATCTCCACCTCCTCCACCCAAGAAGCCTTACCACTACAAATCTCCACCTCCACCACCCTACCACTACAAATCTCCACCTCCCCCACCAAAGAAGCCTTACCACTACAAATCTCCACCTCCACCACCCTATCACTACAAATCTCCACCTCCCCCACCCAAGAAGCCTTACCACTACAAATCTCCACCTCCCCCACCCAAGAAGCCTTACCACTACAAATCTCCACCTCCACCACCCTATCACTACAAATCTCCACCTCCCCCACCCAAGAAGCCTTACCACTACAA ATCTCCACCTCCCCCACCCAAGAAGCCTTACCACTACAAGTCCCCTCCACCCCCACCGCCAGTTCACAAGTGTCCTCCTCCACCGGTATACAAGTCACCACCACCACCCGAAAAGCCATACAAGTACAAGTCTCCTCCACCACCTCCTCCTCATTACATCTACGCTTCACCCCCTCCTCCACACCACTACTAG
- the LOC123203183 gene encoding extensin-3-like isoform X8 translates to MGSSMASLLATLLVAIISLTLPFETIADDHYLYSSPPPPKKPYHYKSPPPPPEKPYHYKSPPPPPYHYKSPPPPPKKPYHYKSPPPPPYHYKSPPPPPKKPYHYKSPPPPPKKPYHYKSPPPPPKKPYHYKSPPPPPKKPYHYKSPPPPPKKPYHYKSPPPPPKKPYHYKSPPPPPKKPYHYKSPPPPPKKPYHYKSPPPPPYHYKSPPPPPKKPYHYKSPPPPPYHYKSPPPPPKKPYHYKSPPPPPKKPYHYKSPPPPPYHYKSPPPPPKKPYHYKSPPPPPPVHKCPPPPVYKSPPPPEKPYKYKSPPPPPPHYIYASPPPPHHY, encoded by the exons ATGGGGTCTTCAATGGCCTCTCTTTTGGCCACTCTTTTAGTGGCAATAATCTCTCTTACCCTCCCTTTTGAAACCATTGCTGATGATCACTATCTTTACTCTTCTCCTCCACCACCTAAGAAGCCTTACCACTACAAATCTCCACCTCCTCCACCCGAGAAGCCTTATCACTACAAATCTCCACCTCCTCCACCCTACCACTATAAATCTCCACCTCCCCCACCCAAGAAGCCTTACCACTACAAATCTCCACCTCCTCCACCCTACCACTACAAATCTCCACCTCCCCCACCCAAGAAGCCTTACCACTACAAATCTCCACCTCCGCCACCGAAGAAGCCTTACCACTACAAATCTCCACCTCCGCCACCCAAGAAGCCTTACCACTACAAATCTCCACCTCCTCCACCCAAGAAGCCTTACCACTACAAATCTCCACCTCCCCCACCCAAGAAGCCTTACCACTACAAATCTCCACCTCCTCCACCCAAGAAGCCTTACCACTACAAATCTCCACCTCCCCCACCCAAGAAGCCTTACCACTACAAATCTCCACCTCCCCCACCCAAGAAGCCTTACCACTACAAATCTCCACCTCCCCCACCCTACCACTACAAATCTCCACCTCCTCCACCCAAGAAGCCTTACCACTACAAATCTCCACCTCCACCACCCTACCACTACAAATCTCCACCTCCCCCACCAAAGAAGCCTTACCACTACAA ATCTCCACCTCCCCCACCCAAGAAGCCTTACCACTACAAATCTCCACCTCCACCACCCTACCACTACAAATCTCCACCTCCCCCACCCAAGAAGCCTTACCACTACAAGTCCCCTCCACCCCCACCGCCAGTTCACAAGTGTCCTCCTCCACCGGTATACAAGTCACCACCACCACCCGAAAAGCCATACAAGTACAAGTCTCCTCCACCACCTCCTCCTCATTACATCTACGCTTCACCCCCTCCTCCACACCACTACTAG
- the LOC123203183 gene encoding extensin-3-like isoform X5, protein MGSSMASLLATLLVAIISLTLPFETIADDHYLYSSPPPPKKPYHYKSPPPPPEKPYHYKSPPPPPYHYKSPPPPPKKPYHYKSPPPPPYHYKSPPPPPKKPYHYKSPPPPPKKPYHYKSPPPPPKKPYHYKSPPPPPKKPYHYKSPPPPPKKPYHYKSPPPPPKKPYHYKSPPPPPKKPYHYKSPPPPPKKPYHYKSPPPPPYHYKSPPPPPKKPYHYKSPPPPPYHYKSPPPPPKKPYHYKSPPPPPYHYKSPPPPPKKPYHYKSPPPPPKKPYHYKSPPPPPKKPYHYKSPPPPPYHYKSPPPPPKKPYHYKSPPPPPPVHKCPPPPVYKSPPPPEKPYKYKSPPPPPPHYIYASPPPPHHY, encoded by the exons ATGGGGTCTTCAATGGCCTCTCTTTTGGCCACTCTTTTAGTGGCAATAATCTCTCTTACCCTCCCTTTTGAAACCATTGCTGATGATCACTATCTTTACTCTTCTCCTCCACCACCTAAGAAGCCTTACCACTACAAATCTCCACCTCCTCCACCCGAGAAGCCTTATCACTACAAATCTCCACCTCCTCCACCCTACCACTATAAATCTCCACCTCCCCCACCCAAGAAGCCTTACCACTACAAATCTCCACCTCCTCCACCCTACCACTACAAATCTCCACCTCCCCCACCCAAGAAGCCTTACCACTACAAATCTCCACCTCCGCCACCGAAGAAGCCTTACCACTACAAATCTCCACCTCCGCCACCCAAGAAGCCTTACCACTACAAATCTCCACCTCCTCCACCCAAGAAGCCTTACCACTACAAATCTCCACCTCCCCCACCCAAGAAGCCTTACCACTACAAATCTCCACCTCCTCCACCCAAGAAGCCTTACCACTACAAATCTCCACCTCCCCCACCCAAGAAGCCTTACCACTACAAATCTCCACCTCCCCCACCCAAGAAGCCTTACCACTACAAATCTCCACCTCCCCCACCCTACCACTACAAATCTCCACCTCCTCCACCCAAGAAGCCTTACCACTACAAATCTCCACCTCCACCACCCTACCACTACAAATCTCCACCTCCCCCACCAAAGAAGCCTTACCACTACAAATCTCCACCTCCACCACCCTATCACTACAAATCTCCACCTCCCCCACCCAAGAAGCCTTACCACTACAAATCTCCACCTCCCCCACCCAAGAAGCCTTACCACTACAA ATCTCCACCTCCCCCACCCAAGAAGCCTTACCACTACAAATCTCCACCTCCACCACCCTACCACTACAAATCTCCACCTCCCCCACCCAAGAAGCCTTACCACTACAAGTCCCCTCCACCCCCACCGCCAGTTCACAAGTGTCCTCCTCCACCGGTATACAAGTCACCACCACCACCCGAAAAGCCATACAAGTACAAGTCTCCTCCACCACCTCCTCCTCATTACATCTACGCTTCACCCCCTCCTCCACACCACTACTAG
- the LOC123203183 gene encoding extensin-3-like isoform X1 — protein sequence MGSSMASLLATLLVAIISLTLPFETIADDHYLYSSPPPPKKPYHYKSPPPPPEKPYHYKSPPPPPYHYKSPPPPPKKPYHYKSPPPPPYHYKSPPPPPKKPYHYKSPPPPPKKPYHYKSPPPPPKKPYHYKSPPPPPKKPYHYKSPPPPPKKPYHYKSPPPPPKKPYHYKSPPPPPKKPYHYKSPPPPPKKPYHYKSPPPPPYHYKSPPPPPKKPYHYKSPPPPPYHYKSPPPPPKKPYHYKSPPPPPYHYKSPPPPPKKPYHYKSPPPPPKKPYHYKSPPPPPYHYKSPPPPPKKPYHYKSPPPPPYHYKSPPPPPKKPYHYKSPPPPPPVHKCPPPPVYKSPPPPEKPYKYKSPPPPPPHYIYASPPPPHHY from the coding sequence ATGGGGTCTTCAATGGCCTCTCTTTTGGCCACTCTTTTAGTGGCAATAATCTCTCTTACCCTCCCTTTTGAAACCATTGCTGATGATCACTATCTTTACTCTTCTCCTCCACCACCTAAGAAGCCTTACCACTACAAATCTCCACCTCCTCCACCCGAGAAGCCTTATCACTACAAATCTCCACCTCCTCCACCCTACCACTATAAATCTCCACCTCCCCCACCCAAGAAGCCTTACCACTACAAATCTCCACCTCCTCCACCCTACCACTACAAATCTCCACCTCCCCCACCCAAGAAGCCTTACCACTACAAATCTCCACCTCCGCCACCGAAGAAGCCTTACCACTACAAATCTCCACCTCCGCCACCCAAGAAGCCTTACCACTACAAATCTCCACCTCCTCCACCCAAGAAGCCTTACCACTACAAATCTCCACCTCCCCCACCCAAGAAGCCTTACCACTACAAATCTCCACCTCCTCCACCCAAGAAGCCTTACCACTACAAATCTCCACCTCCCCCACCCAAGAAGCCTTACCACTACAAATCTCCACCTCCCCCACCCAAGAAGCCTTACCACTACAAATCTCCACCTCCCCCACCCTACCACTACAAATCTCCACCTCCTCCACCCAAGAAGCCTTACCACTACAAATCTCCACCTCCACCACCCTACCACTACAAATCTCCACCTCCCCCACCAAAGAAGCCTTACCACTACAAATCTCCACCTCCACCACCCTATCACTACAAATCTCCACCTCCCCCACCCAAGAAGCCTTACCACTACAAATCTCCACCTCCCCCACCCAAGAAGCCTTACCACTACAAATCTCCACCTCCACCACCCTATCACTACAAATCTCCACCTCCCCCACCCAAGAAGCCTTACCACTACAAATCTCCACCTCCACCACCCTACCACTACAAATCTCCACCTCCCCCACCCAAGAAGCCTTACCACTACAAGTCCCCTCCACCCCCACCGCCAGTTCACAAGTGTCCTCCTCCACCGGTATACAAGTCACCACCACCACCCGAAAAGCCATACAAGTACAAGTCTCCTCCACCACCTCCTCCTCATTACATCTACGCTTCACCCCCTCCTCCACACCACTACTAG
- the LOC123203183 gene encoding extensin-3-like isoform X6 yields MGSSMASLLATLLVAIISLTLPFETIADDHYLYSSPPPPKKPYHYKSPPPPPEKPYHYKSPPPPPYHYKSPPPPPKKPYHYKSPPPPPYHYKSPPPPPKKPYHYKSPPPPPKKPYHYKSPPPPPKKPYHYKSPPPPPKKPYHYKSPPPPPKKPYHYKSPPPPPKKPYHYKSPPPPPKKPYHYKSPPPPPKKPYHYKSPPPPPYHYKSPPPPPKKPYHYKSPPPPPYHYKSPPPPPKKPYHYKSPPPPPKKPYHYKSPPPPPKKPYHYKSPPPPPKKPYHYKSPPPPPYHYKSPPPPPKKPYHYKSPPPPPPVHKCPPPPVYKSPPPPEKPYKYKSPPPPPPHYIYASPPPPHHY; encoded by the exons ATGGGGTCTTCAATGGCCTCTCTTTTGGCCACTCTTTTAGTGGCAATAATCTCTCTTACCCTCCCTTTTGAAACCATTGCTGATGATCACTATCTTTACTCTTCTCCTCCACCACCTAAGAAGCCTTACCACTACAAATCTCCACCTCCTCCACCCGAGAAGCCTTATCACTACAAATCTCCACCTCCTCCACCCTACCACTATAAATCTCCACCTCCCCCACCCAAGAAGCCTTACCACTACAAATCTCCACCTCCTCCACCCTACCACTACAAATCTCCACCTCCCCCACCCAAGAAGCCTTACCACTACAAATCTCCACCTCCGCCACCGAAGAAGCCTTACCACTACAAATCTCCACCTCCGCCACCCAAGAAGCCTTACCACTACAAATCTCCACCTCCTCCACCCAAGAAGCCTTACCACTACAAATCTCCACCTCCCCCACCCAAGAAGCCTTACCACTACAAATCTCCACCTCCTCCACCCAAGAAGCCTTACCACTACAAATCTCCACCTCCCCCACCCAAGAAGCCTTACCACTACAAATCTCCACCTCCCCCACCCAAGAAGCCTTACCACTACAAATCTCCACCTCCCCCACCCTACCACTACAAATCTCCACCTCCTCCACCCAAGAAGCCTTACCACTACAAATCTCCACCTCCACCACCCTACCACTACAAATCTCCACCTCCCCCACCAAAGAAGCCTTACCACTACAA ATCTCCACCTCCCCCACCCAAGAAGCCTTACCACTACAAATCTCCACCTCCCCCACCCAAGAAGCCTTACCACTACAA ATCTCCACCTCCCCCACCCAAGAAGCCTTACCACTACAAATCTCCACCTCCACCACCCTACCACTACAAATCTCCACCTCCCCCACCCAAGAAGCCTTACCACTACAAGTCCCCTCCACCCCCACCGCCAGTTCACAAGTGTCCTCCTCCACCGGTATACAAGTCACCACCACCACCCGAAAAGCCATACAAGTACAAGTCTCCTCCACCACCTCCTCCTCATTACATCTACGCTTCACCCCCTCCTCCACACCACTACTAG